One genomic window of Halolamina sediminis includes the following:
- a CDS encoding MFS transporter, which yields MLIYGSLYAVLAHLVLYASGMGLPAAVGPWALATVGLTSALGRVAIGHVADTVGRVRVFVACSVVMGLATLWLAVASSTAGVGAFALVFGLAYGGNGALLSPLVAALFGRENINAVFGLVSVAFAVSGLLAPAAAGATYDALGTYEPAFLVAGAGAVGIAGRWA from the coding sequence GTGCTGATCTATGGCTCGCTGTACGCCGTCCTCGCACATCTCGTGCTCTACGCGTCGGGGATGGGCCTGCCGGCCGCGGTCGGACCGTGGGCGCTGGCGACGGTCGGCCTCACGAGCGCGCTCGGCCGCGTCGCGATCGGGCACGTCGCCGACACCGTTGGGCGGGTACGGGTGTTTGTGGCCTGTTCCGTGGTGATGGGGCTGGCGACGCTGTGGCTGGCGGTCGCGTCGTCGACGGCCGGGGTCGGCGCGTTCGCACTCGTGTTCGGGCTGGCCTACGGCGGCAACGGCGCGCTGCTGTCGCCGCTGGTCGCGGCGCTGTTCGGTCGCGAGAACATCAACGCGGTGTTCGGCCTCGTTTCCGTGGCGTTCGCGGTTTCAGGGCTGCTCGCGCCCGCCGCCGCGGGCGCGACGTACGACGCGCTCGGGACGTACGAGCCGGCGTTTCTCGTCGCCGGCGCCGGTGCGGTCGGGATCGCCGGGCGGTGGGCCTGA